TGGGCAGCGCGAGGGTGAGGCGGTCGACGATGGCGTCGCCCTTGGTGGCGCGCTTGCCGTCGAGGCTCTTCGCGGCGAGCGTCAGGGTGTGCTTGCCCTTGGTGAGCTTCACCTTGGTGTCGGCGTGGTCCCAGACCACCCATTTGTAGCCGAGCGGCAGGTTCAGTTCCTGCTCGCTCGCCGCTTCGCCGTCCACGCTCAGGAACACGTTCGTGGGGCCCTGTTCCTTCACCTTGTCGTAGGTGTTGAGGGAGTTGGCGAAGACGCTCAGGTCGTAACGGCCGTCCTCGGGGACGTCCACCGTGAAGTCGAGGGTGACGTCGGAGCCGGTGCGCAGGCCGCCGACGTCGTAGCCGCCGGAGGTGTAGAACTTCGAGACGTCGGAGGTCGATCCCTCGGGGCCGTTCTTCGTGTACCCGGACCCGGTGTGGGCGGCGTCTTCCGCTTCGTACGACGCCTGCCAACTCACCGGCGGGGACTGGGGGTTGGTGACCCTTCCGGTGGACGGGCCGAGGATGATCTCGTACGCCGACGACTCCTTCAGCCTCGGCAGCGCGCCGTCGCCGAAGTCCACGGTCGCCTTGCCGTCGTCGGAGACCTTCAGGTCCGTTTCCGTGAGCAGTTTCGGGCCTGTGTTGTCGCCGATCTGTCCGCTCCAGTCGATCTCACGGACCCAGGCGTGCACCTGCTCTCCGAAGAGCTTCTTCGGGATGTTGTCAACCGTGATGTGGCCCTGGCCCGTGGAGCCGCCGAAGAGGAGGCGGGCCTGTCGCTTGTCGCGGTCGAGGGTGGCGACACCCTGCATCGTGTAGTTCTGGCCGGGGAAGGGTGGCGTCACCTGCACCGTGTGCCCGGTCATGGAGGCGTACGCATTCAGCAGCCACCACTGGCCGTTGCCGCGGTTGGACTGCACGGCGGAGTCGGAGAGGTTGCCGTCGATGTTCCAGTACGCGATGTCGGCGTCGACCTTGGACTCCTCGATCGCGGAGACCCACTGGATCATCTGGCCGGGCACCGAGGTGTGGTAGTTGAAAGCGTATTCGTTGATGTTGACGGGGAGTTGAGTGCCTTCCCTGTCCGTCCCCTTGAACAGGTCCTTCTCCCACGTGCGGTATGTGGCGACGCTCTGGCGCACCGCTTCCGGGTGGCTGAGCTCGTGCCAGGTGATCACGTCGGGGAGCGTGCCGGTGGCCAGGGCGTGTGTGAGGAAGCCCTTCACCTGGGAGTACAGGACGCTGGTGTTGGGGCCCGCGATCCGGGCGTCCGGCATCCTGCCCTTGATGAGCTTGTACGCGTCGCCCCAGGCGGCGAAGTACGCGTCCGGGTCGCTGAGCCAGCTGACCTTGTCGTAGCTCCACTCGCCGGTGCCGAACATGTTGCCCTCGGGCTCGTTGAACGGCACGAAGACGATGTTGTCCTGGTACTGCTTCGGCAGTTGGAGGACCTGGTCGACCTGCTTGGCGATCTTCTCCTTGTAGAGCTTCAGCTTCTCCTCGGGGGTGTCGCCCGGCCACTGGTACGGGAAGCCGCGGTGGATGTCGGTCATGTAGATGTACACGTCGCCGTCGGTCGAGTCGGCCAGCGGCTTGACCACGTCGAGGGCGTCGGCGCCCGGGTGTTGCGGGCCGTCCTGTGCCTTGGTGGAGACGGTGCGCAGGCCCATGCCCTCGATGAGGTTGTTCGTGGGGACGTCTGGTCCGTAGACGCCGTAGAGGGTGCCGGAGGCGCCGCCGTGGAACGCGCCCGTGTTGGAGCCGAGGTCGACGGTGAGTGCGCCCTCGCGGACCACGGTGACCGTTGCCTTCACCGCGCGTGCGGCCGCGGTGCCGGCGACCGTGAAGGCGCCTGGTCGCGCGTACTTGTCGGAGGGCACGGCGTCCCAGGTGACGGGTGCGTCGCGCTCGTAGCCGTCGGAGTAGGACGAGCGGACGGCCGCTGGCAGCGACGGGGCCGTACCCGTCGTCGTACGCACGTCGAAGGTCGTCTTCGACAACTCCGTGAGGGTCGGTAGCTGTCCGCCGACGGTGTCCGCCACCTGCTCGGGACTGAGCGCCGCATGCCACACGGTGAAGTCGTCGATCGCGCCCTTGAAGAGGGGGTCCGCGTAGAAGGACTTGCCAAGGTAGCCGGCCGTCGTCGCCGAACTCCCCAGCAGATCCTTTGCGTTGACGGTCGACTTGGCGGAGGAGACCGGCACGCCGTCGAGGTACGTGGTGACCCGCTGGGCCGCGGTGTCGAGGGTGACGGTGATCGTCCGCCACGCGTCGGCGGGGAGCGGGGCGTACCCGGACACCTGCGCCTCCGCGCCGCCTC
This DNA window, taken from Streptomyces sp. NBC_01445, encodes the following:
- a CDS encoding LamG-like jellyroll fold domain-containing protein, with translation MSSADRPSRRRAPAAVTLALGAGLLAAPAAPAQAADPPGPAVHYTFDQDDLASGKITDASGNGRTATLVNGSTAQSVTGADGGKALALPGGASTSDGAYVRLPREVLADSADLTVSARVKWSGDKAPWQRAFDLGTDTSKYLFTTPYNGDGLLRTSVTTGGGGAEAQVSGYAPLPADAWRTITVTLDTAAQRVTTYLDGVPVSSAKSTVNAKDLLGSSATTAGYLGKSFYADPLFKGAIDDFTVWHAALSPEQVADTVGGQLPTLTELSKTTFDVRTTTGTAPSLPAAVRSSYSDGYERDAPVTWDAVPSDKYARPGAFTVAGTAAARAVKATVTVVREGALTVDLGSNTGAFHGGASGTLYGVYGPDVPTNNLIEGMGLRTVSTKAQDGPQHPGADALDVVKPLADSTDGDVYIYMTDIHRGFPYQWPGDTPEEKLKLYKEKIAKQVDQVLQLPKQYQDNIVFVPFNEPEGNMFGTGEWSYDKVSWLSDPDAYFAAWGDAYKLIKGRMPDARIAGPNTSVLYSQVKGFLTHALATGTLPDVITWHELSHPEAVRQSVATYRTWEKDLFKGTDREGTQLPVNINEYAFNYHTSVPGQMIQWVSAIEESKVDADIAYWNIDGNLSDSAVQSNRGNGQWWLLNAYASMTGHTVQVTPPFPGQNYTMQGVATLDRDKRQARLLFGGSTGQGHITVDNIPKKLFGEQVHAWVREIDWSGQIGDNTGPKLLTETDLKVSDDGKATVDFGDGALPRLKESSAYEIILGPSTGRVTNPQSPPVSWQASYEAEDAAHTGSGYTKNGPEGSTSDVSKFYTSGGYDVGGLRTGSDVTLDFTVDVPEDGRYDLSVFANSLNTYDKVKEQGPTNVFLSVDGEAASEQELNLPLGYKWVVWDHADTKVKLTKGKHTLTLAAKSLDGKRATKGDAIVDRLTLALPTPSATTQVHEGELAWLGGGARPVYDTGSGAARLAKNQTATFWVSSPADREATLKVDTLVGTGARLAVNGHDVLSLSKKHQSVAVSLSGGLNKVTLTGTSTPTLLDRLTVTPTEGTLTPRTYEAQDAALAGSATLTPLSHATDGTVITGIGGDPGNGNTATFTVPADRAGLYALRIRYSNPEQSEATHYNPDPLARHADLSVNGGAARRVGFPHTFHKNNFWELTVPVHLKKGENTLTFRSEELPNFDGTTYASDTFPDTLLRSRYAPLIDRIAVAPYAREVS